In Papio anubis isolate 15944 chromosome 17, Panubis1.0, whole genome shotgun sequence, the following are encoded in one genomic region:
- the TAX1BP3 gene encoding tax1-binding protein 3 — MSYIPGQPVTAVVQRVEIHKLRQGENLILGFSIGGGIDQDPSQNPFSEDKTDKGIYVTRVSEGGPAEIAGLQIGDKIMQVNGWDMTMVTHDQARKRLTKRSEEVVRLLVTRQSLQKAVQQSMLS; from the exons ATGTCCTACATCCCGGGCCAGCCGGTCACCGCCGTGGTG CAAAGAGTTGAAATTCACAAGCTGCGTCAAGGTGAGAACTTAATCCTGGGTTTTAGCATTGGAGGTGGAATCGACCAGGATCCTTCCCAGAATCCCTTTTCCGAAGACAAGACGGACAAG GGTATTTATGTCACACGGGTGTCCGAAGGAGGCCCTGCTGAAATCGCTGGGCTGCAGATTGGAGACAAGATCATGCAG GTGAACGGCTGGGACATGACCATGGTCACACACGACCAGGCCCGGAAGCGGCTCACCAAGCGCTCGGAGGAGGTGGTACGCCTGCTGGTGACACGGCAGTCACTGCAGAAGGCCGTGCAGCAGTCCATGCTGTCCTAG
- the CTNS gene encoding cystinosin isoform X1: protein MIRNWLAIFILFPLKLIEKCESTVSLTVPPVVKLENGSSTNVSIAVRPPLNATLVITFEITFRSKNITILELPEEVVVPPGVTNSSFQVTSQNVGQVTVYLHGNHSNQTGPRIRFLVIRSNAISIVNQVIGWIYFVAWSISFYPQVIMNWRRKSVIGLSFDFVALNLTGFVAYSVFNIGLLWVPYIKEQFLLKYPNGVNPVNSNDVFFSLHAVVLTLIIIVQCCLYERGGQRVSWPAISFLVLAWLFALVTMIVAAVGVTTWLQFLFCFSYIKLAVTLVKYFPQAYMNFHYKSTEGWSIGNVLLDFTGGSFSLLQMFLQSYNNDQWTLIFGDPTKFGLGVFSIFFDVVFFIQHFCLYRKRPGYDQLN, encoded by the exons AGTCAACCGTCAGCCTTACCGTTCCTCCCGTTGTAAAGCTGGAAAACGGCAGCTCGACCAACGTCAGCATCGCCGTGCG GCCACCATTAAATGCAACCCTGGTGATCACTTTTGAAATCACATTTCGTTCCAAAAATATTACTATCCTTGAGCTCCCCGAAGAA GTGGTGGTGCCTCCCGGAGTGACAAATTCCTCTTTTCAAGTGACATCTCAAAATGTTGGACAAGTTACTGTTTATCTCCATGGAAATCACTCCAATCAGACCGG CCCGAGGATACGCTTTCTCGTGATCCGCAGCAACGCCATTAGCATCGTAAACCAGGTGATCGGCTGGATCTACTTTGTGGCCTGGTCCATCTCCTTCTACCCTCAGGTGATCATGAATTGGAGGCGGAAAAG CGTCATTGGTCTGAGCTTCGACTTTGTGGCTCTGAACCTGACGGGCTTCGTGGCCTACAGTGTATTCAACATCGGCCTCCTGTGGGTGCCCTACATCAAG GAGCAGTTTCTCCTCAAATACcccaatggcgtgaaccccgtgAACAGCAACGACGTCTTCTTCAGCCTGCACGCGGTCGTCCTCACTCTGATCATCATCGTGCAGTGCTGCCTGTATGAG CGCGGTGGCCAGCGTGTGTCCTGGCCTGCCATCAGCTTCCTGGTGCTCGCGTGGCTCTTCGCACTTGTCACCATGATCGTGGCTGCCGTGGGGGTGACCACGTGGCTGcagtttctcttctgcttctcctATATCAAGCTCGCGGTCACGCTGGTCAAGTATTTTCCACAG GCCTACATGAACTTTCACTACAAAAGCACCGAGGGCTGGAGCATTGGCAACGTGCTCCTGGACTTCACCGGgggcagcttcagcctcctgcagATGTTCCTTCAGTCCTACAATAACG ACCAGTGGACGCTCATCTTCGGAGACCCAACCAAGTTTGGACTCGGggtcttctccattttcttcgACGTCGTCTTCTTCATCCAGCACTTCTGTTTGTACAGAAAGAGACCGGGGTATGACCAGCTGAACTAG
- the CTNS gene encoding cystinosin isoform X2, whose amino-acid sequence MNWRRKSVIGLSFDFVALNLTGFVAYSVFNIGLLWVPYIKEQFLLKYPNGVNPVNSNDVFFSLHAVVLTLIIIVQCCLYERGGQRVSWPAISFLVLAWLFALVTMIVAAVGVTTWLQFLFCFSYIKLAVTLVKYFPQAYMNFHYKSTEGWSIGNVLLDFTGGSFSLLQMFLQSYNNDQWTLIFGDPTKFGLGVFSIFFDVVFFIQHFCLYRKRPGYDQLN is encoded by the exons ATGAATTGGAGGCGGAAAAG CGTCATTGGTCTGAGCTTCGACTTTGTGGCTCTGAACCTGACGGGCTTCGTGGCCTACAGTGTATTCAACATCGGCCTCCTGTGGGTGCCCTACATCAAG GAGCAGTTTCTCCTCAAATACcccaatggcgtgaaccccgtgAACAGCAACGACGTCTTCTTCAGCCTGCACGCGGTCGTCCTCACTCTGATCATCATCGTGCAGTGCTGCCTGTATGAG CGCGGTGGCCAGCGTGTGTCCTGGCCTGCCATCAGCTTCCTGGTGCTCGCGTGGCTCTTCGCACTTGTCACCATGATCGTGGCTGCCGTGGGGGTGACCACGTGGCTGcagtttctcttctgcttctcctATATCAAGCTCGCGGTCACGCTGGTCAAGTATTTTCCACAG GCCTACATGAACTTTCACTACAAAAGCACCGAGGGCTGGAGCATTGGCAACGTGCTCCTGGACTTCACCGGgggcagcttcagcctcctgcagATGTTCCTTCAGTCCTACAATAACG ACCAGTGGACGCTCATCTTCGGAGACCCAACCAAGTTTGGACTCGGggtcttctccattttcttcgACGTCGTCTTCTTCATCCAGCACTTCTGTTTGTACAGAAAGAGACCGGGGTATGACCAGCTGAACTAG
- the EMC6 gene encoding ER membrane protein complex subunit 6: MAAVVAKREGPPFISEAAVRGNAAVLDYCRTSVSALSGATAGILGLTGLYGFIFYLLASVLLSLLLILKAGRRWNKYFKSRRPLFTGGLIGGLFTYVLFWTFLYGMVHVY; the protein is encoded by the coding sequence ATGGCCGCGGTGGTGGCCAAGCGGGAAGGGCCGCCGTTCATCAGCGAGGCGGCCGTGCGGGGCAACGCCGCCGTCCTGGATTATTGCCGGACCTCGGTGTCAGCGCTGTCGGGGGCCACGGCCGGCATCCTCGGCCTCACCGGCCTCTACGGCTTCATCTTCTACCTGCTCGCCTCCGTCCTGCTCTCCCTGCTCCTCATTCTCAAGGCGGGAAGGAGGTGgaacaaatatttcaaatcacGGAGACCCCTCTTTACAGGAGGCCTCATCGGGGGCCTCTTCACCTACGTCCTGTTCTGGACGTTCCTCTACGGCATGGTGCACGTCTACTGA
- the CTNS gene encoding cystinosin isoform X3 codes for MIRNWLAIFILFPLKLIEKCESTVSLTVPPVVKLENGSSTNVSIAVRPPLNATLVITFEITFRSKNITILELPEEVVVPPGVTNSSFQVTSQNVGQVTVYLHGNHSNQTGPRIRFLVIRSNAISIVNQVIGWIYFVAWSISFYPQVIMNWRRKSVIGLSFDFVALNLTGFVAYSVFNIGLLWVPYIKEQFLLKYPNGVNPVNSNDVFFSLHAVVLTLIIIVQCCLYERGGQRVSWPAISFLVLAWLFALVTMIVAAVGVTTWLQFLFCFSYIKLAVTLVKYFPQAYMNFHYKSTEGWSIGNVLLDFTGGSFSLLQMFLQSYNNDQWTLIFGDPTKFGLGVFSIFFDVVFFIQHFCLYRKRPGLQAARTGSGSRLRQDWAPNLQLKALPQTTSVSASSLKG; via the exons AGTCAACCGTCAGCCTTACCGTTCCTCCCGTTGTAAAGCTGGAAAACGGCAGCTCGACCAACGTCAGCATCGCCGTGCG GCCACCATTAAATGCAACCCTGGTGATCACTTTTGAAATCACATTTCGTTCCAAAAATATTACTATCCTTGAGCTCCCCGAAGAA GTGGTGGTGCCTCCCGGAGTGACAAATTCCTCTTTTCAAGTGACATCTCAAAATGTTGGACAAGTTACTGTTTATCTCCATGGAAATCACTCCAATCAGACCGG CCCGAGGATACGCTTTCTCGTGATCCGCAGCAACGCCATTAGCATCGTAAACCAGGTGATCGGCTGGATCTACTTTGTGGCCTGGTCCATCTCCTTCTACCCTCAGGTGATCATGAATTGGAGGCGGAAAAG CGTCATTGGTCTGAGCTTCGACTTTGTGGCTCTGAACCTGACGGGCTTCGTGGCCTACAGTGTATTCAACATCGGCCTCCTGTGGGTGCCCTACATCAAG GAGCAGTTTCTCCTCAAATACcccaatggcgtgaaccccgtgAACAGCAACGACGTCTTCTTCAGCCTGCACGCGGTCGTCCTCACTCTGATCATCATCGTGCAGTGCTGCCTGTATGAG CGCGGTGGCCAGCGTGTGTCCTGGCCTGCCATCAGCTTCCTGGTGCTCGCGTGGCTCTTCGCACTTGTCACCATGATCGTGGCTGCCGTGGGGGTGACCACGTGGCTGcagtttctcttctgcttctcctATATCAAGCTCGCGGTCACGCTGGTCAAGTATTTTCCACAG GCCTACATGAACTTTCACTACAAAAGCACCGAGGGCTGGAGCATTGGCAACGTGCTCCTGGACTTCACCGGgggcagcttcagcctcctgcagATGTTCCTTCAGTCCTACAATAACG ACCAGTGGACGCTCATCTTCGGAGACCCAACCAAGTTTGGACTCGGggtcttctccattttcttcgACGTCGTCTTCTTCATCCAGCACTTCTGTTTGTACAGAAAGAGACCGGG GCTTCAAGCAGCGCGCACAGGCTCTGGCAGCCGTCTCAGGCAGGACTGGGCACCGAACTTGCAGCTGAAGGCCTTGCCCCAAACTACCAGCGTTTCTGCGAGCAGCTTGAAGGGCTGA